Genomic segment of Paenibacillus polymyxa:
AATCGCTTCATACTCTGTTTGGGCTTGAGCGATTAACCCCAATGTTTCCTTTACTCCCAGTACCTAATTTGTCATTTTCCTTTTGTGATTTAACATGCAAAAAAGACTCATTCCTCTCCTTTGTTCAAGTTGGAATAAGCCTTTAAAAGTTATCAAGCCTATTTGTCAGGTTTTTAAGTGATTGTTTTATTGTATATATTGGATAAACTTATCCCGTCAGTTTTTTAGGATATTAAAATATTTAGCAGAATCAAGTAAAGAAGCTGACACCCGTTAAGTAACCACGGCTAGCTTATTGCCTAAGGGCTATTTCTTAATGTCAGCAAAGTGAGGTCTTGACCATTTTCCACGAGGATTTTTATTATATTACATATTATCATTTAATTCACACTAAAAAGTTAATACGTATTATAATTTTCTTTTAAATACATTATTCATTTTATTTGCTAACTCAATAATCATCTCTCGTTTTGCTATCTTGTTAATCCATTGAATGGGAATTTGCTGAATTCCATAATATATACCAGCCAAACCACCAGTTACCGCAGCAGTAGTATCAGTGTCATTACCTAAATTCACAGCCTTTAATACAGCGCTTTTATAATCATTTGTTGTTAACAAACACCAAAAACTTGCTTCTAATGTGTCAATAACATACCCTGAGGAATTTATTTCTTCTTCATTAAGTTCCATTAAGTTTTCTATAAGTATCCTTTTAAAAAATTCAAGTTCAAGGGAAAAGGATTCTTTCCTGCAAAAGAAATTCAAAATGTTGTTCCTCATAATATTAAAAGCTTCTTGAAGGGAGAGCCCTTTTAAAAATAATAAAGCATATTCAACATATATTGAGCATGCTAAAATTGATCTAGGATGAGCATGTGTAATCTTCGATACATCATGAATAACTTGATACTTATATTCTTCATCCTCAACATGTTGTAAATAAAAAGATAGCGGGAGAATTCTCATTAATGATCCATTACCGTTATCATTAATTTGTTTACCACCAGTGTCTGAAGGATGTCTACCTTCAATTAAATTTTTTATAGATTCTGATGTAGTTCTTCCAATATCAAACACTTCACCATGCGGAGTCCAATATGATTGTTCATACCATTTTTTCATTTTATCAGCAATATCAGTAATATAATAACCATTACATAGACTATCTCCTAGGCAGAAAGTCAAAGAGCTATCATCAGACCAAGTTCCTGCTGGTTGTTCATGAGTACCGTAACTAATCATATCCAAAATAGGATGTTTTTTCAAACTTGCTCTTGAACTAAACTCAACCGGTAGTCCTTCTGCCTTACGGGTGGAACAGGTGTTATGACTCGCTTTACGTAAATACTCCGCCAGTTCATCCACCCCCACCATCAATGCCTGATGTGGTGCAGGATACTTCTCCCAGAAGGCGAGTGCGGCTTTCCCGTCAATATCACAGAAGAACTTCTTGTAGGACGGATAGTGATAGCTTAATTGTTGGTGCATTTGATTCTTCAAGCCACTGGCATGTTTGACGATGGAATTACGTCTTGCTACCAGTTGACCTAATGTCCAGTACAAGTCTTGCGGATTCGCATCCGGCAATTCATCAAGCCTTGCAAGCAATACCTTGGCGATGCAGAACGCATCCCAACTGTCGCTTTTTTGCGTAGTCGCATGGCTCATTCATTCGCTGTAAGACAAGGCGGAATTGACCTCCTTGACGATTTGCTTCTTCTCGACAAGGTGAACAGCTAATGCTCTGCCGTTACCGCCTGTATCTTCCAACCCATAAACAGGGTTCAAGCCTTTTGCCGTATGCTTCTTGACGAACTTCATCAGGTCATCAAAG
This window contains:
- a CDS encoding ADP-ribosylglycohydrolase family protein; translation: MHQQLSYHYPSYKKFFCDIDGKAALAFWEKYPAPHQALMVGVDELAEYLRKASHNTCSTRKAEGLPVEFSSRASLKKHPILDMISYGTHEQPAGTWSDDSSLTFCLGDSLCNGYYITDIADKMKKWYEQSYWTPHGEVFDIGRTTSESIKNLIEGRHPSDTGGKQINDNGNGSLMRILPLSFYLQHVEDEEYKYQVIHDVSKITHAHPRSILACSIYVEYALLFLKGLSLQEAFNIMRNNILNFFCRKESFSLELEFFKRILIENLMELNEEEINSSGYVIDTLEASFWCLLTTNDYKSAVLKAVNLGNDTDTTAAVTGGLAGIYYGIQQIPIQWINKIAKREMIIELANKMNNVFKRKL